A window of Thiocapsa bogorovii genomic DNA:
TGTGACCATAGGCTGTCGGCCCCCAAAACGAGATGAACAGGTCGAAGCCGACGAGGGTGTCGAGGTCGTAGGTGCGGGTCTCCCAACGCTCGGTGAACGCCTGATCGCCGCGGTACGCGAAGTTGCGGACGTTATGTAGGGTCAGCATGGAGCCATCGACGGTCGCTGTCGGCAGCCGCGCGACATCCGGTTGCCAATCACGCTGGTTGCTCGGCGCGAGCGTCAGCCACCAGCCAAGCACGATCGCGAAGGGCACGAAGACCGCGACGCCGGCCCGCAGCCAGGGACGGACCATCAGCGCCGCGGTGACGGCGGTCAGGATCAGGCCGCCCGCGAGCATGCCGGCGAGCGCGCGGGACTCGGGGCCGTCGATCCACAGCGCAGCGGCGGCCCATAGGATGGCGATCGCGAGTGCCAGCGAAACGGCGATGCGCAGGACGACGCTGTTCAGGCGCAAGATAAGCATGGTGTTACTCGGCTGCCGCATCCAGGTCGTTGAGGGATCCTCAGGACAGGGTCATGTCGCGCACCAGCCGCCCAACCTCCGCAATGCAGGCATCCTTGCGCTGATTGCTCGCCGGGCTGTCGGCGAGGTACGCGGCGACCAGCAGCGGTGCGCGCTCGGGCGGCCAGACGATGCCGATGTCGTTGGCATCGGTGCGGCTGGTGCCGGTCTTGTCGCCGATTGCCCAGTCGGCCGGCAGGCCGGCCTTGAGCCGGTTTCTGCCGGTGGTGTTGCGCAGTAACCAGCGATTGAGCAGGGTGCGGGACGGCGCCGAGAGCGCATCGCCCAGCAGGACCTGATGCATGCTGCCGACCATCGCTCGCGGCGACGTGGTGTCTAAGTGATCATCGCTGACCCTCGTGTTCAGATCGGGTTCGATACGGTCCAGGCGCGTGACCTGGTCGCCGAGCCCTCGCGCATAGTTGGTCAGCGCGACGGGTCCCCCGTAGCTGGACAGCATCAGGTTGGCCGCGGTGTTGTCGCTTGTGGTGATGGTGGCCTCGCACAACTCGGCCAAGGTCATGCCGTTGCCATCGGCGTGTTGTTCCGTCACCGGAGACCACGTGATCAGGTCCTGCCACGTATATGGAATGCGCCGCTGCAGCGACTCCACCCCCGCGTCGACCCGGTGTAGGACCAGTGCGCATGCCAACAGCTTGAACGAGCTCAGCAGCATGAAGCGCTCGTCCGAACGGTAGCCGTACTCCTGACCCGTGGCTGTATCGAGAACATGTACACCGAGACGTCCCCCGGCGGCGGATTCAAGGTCGCGGAGGCGATCGTCAAATGCCGCGTCGCGCGGGTTGGTGGCCGCAGGCGCGGCCGAAAGGAGCCTGGTCGGGATGACATTGCCGCCAAGCAGCGCAGTGGCCGCAACCGACGCGATAAAATGTCTCCTGTTCAATAGGGTTATCTCGGGTGTGCGCGTCGCCGGGCCGATGCCGCTCAACGCCCGCTGAACACCAGGGCCTTGATCGGGAGCAGCAATGCGTGGATGCGCAGGATCACCGCGTGCACGATGCCGACCACGGCGAACAGCACGAAAAAGGCCGTGACGATGCAGAGTACGTCGGTCTCGCCCGGCGCGGTGACGAACGGGGGCACGTGGTGGATCGCGGCCGGGTGTAGCGGCTCCGGCATCTGCAAATCTCCGAGTCGATCGTGTTGAGGTCCGCGGTCCGTCGGCGAGCCGAAGCAGCCCCAAGAGTAACCGCTGGTGGCGTGGCGTCAATCGTGATGGTGTCGGTCGGATCGAGGGTGTCGGTGGGCTTTCAGTACGGGTCGCGCTGTGCCGCGGTGACGAAATCCTCGCGCGGCGGCAGCTCCGCCGGGACGATTGCGATGGGCAGCATGACGGCAGTGCGGCCCTGGGCATTGCGCAATTCCTGAAACACGAGCGGGCGAGCGGATGGGTCCCGTGCATCGCGCTGGATGTTCATCGGATCCAGATAGAGGGTGATCTCATCCCTTCGCAGCTGGTCATCCGCCTCCCCAAGGAGCTCGGCGACCATCCCCAGATGTGCCCGCAGGACGCCGGCGTCCGAGCCGATGGCGCCCAACTGCGCCGTGATGGCGTCCAACTCGGTCGTCAGTGCGGCGGGGTCGGGTTGCTCGCCCTCCTGCACATCGAAGCCCCAGCCGCCGCGTTTGAGCGCCGTCAGCTTGCGGTGCAGCAGATCGCGCTGGCGGGTGAGATCGGCGCGCTCCACGCACGCCTCGGCGATGCGGCTCAGCGCCAGGCTCAGCAGGTGGTCGAAGGCGCGCCGCATGAGTTGGCGCCGCATGTCCTCTTCGCTGGTCTTGGGATCGAGCAGTCGGTGTCCGGTGAAACTGATCGAGACCTGCCGTACATCCTGCCGAACCTAGATCCGGCAGTTGAACGGCTTTAGGCGTCGTAGCGGCCATCACCCGGCGGGTGAGGCGTCAGATGACCAAGATGCTCAACAACGTCAAACCCTTGCATGCGGCACGAAGCGGTCAACTGCCGGGTCTAGGTTGAACGAATTGTGCCGATCGATCGGAAACGCCAGCGTGCCGCCAAGGCGCCGATTCTGCTGTCGATCGTCTTTCAGTTCACCGTCGATGGTCGTGCGGCCGCCCGTGAACCAAGTCGCGCCCAGCGATGCCCAGATGCCCGAGCGAAAGCCGTAGATCGATCTTCTGCCCCTGTGCGACCTGCACTCCGGACAGAAGCACACCGGCGGTCAGCGCGACCAGCAGACATGGCAAGGATTGGACCCGTCGCATACACAAAAACCTGGTTCGAAGCACATCCGACTCCGGAGGAGCCATGACGGATCGCCGAAAAGCAAGACACCACGGTCCCGCTCCTACCGAGCGCCGATTCTATAAGGACGGCGTCACGGCGGTTCAGGAAAGCACCTCGCAGTCCTCGGCGAGCAACGCTTCCAAATTGCGGTCTCGGAGGGTCCCGGTTGGGTGATTGGCACCTCTCCACCACAAGGGCGCCCGGCTCGGGAGGCCGGGCAGGCGTGTCTCGAGAATCGCCTAATAGGCCGGGCCGTCTCCCTCGTAGCGAAGTCCCTTCGCGCCGGCCTGCTCACGGATGGCATCGTAGAGTCGATGATCCAGCGAGTCCTTCGCGCCGCCTCGCGCCGCGACCTGCTCTTTGAGATAGGTGTCGCGCTGCACCGCCAGCGAGTCGATTTCCTCGGACAATGCCTTGCGCCGCTCCGCCGTCTCCGCGATCAGTGCTTGTTGAGCGGCGGGCGCCAGCGTCTGCAGCGGTTCCGGGAGCGCCGCCGGGGCGATGGTCGACAGATCCACCCGTCCGCTGGCGACATCCTCGACCAGATCCTTGTCGCCGAGCAGGTTGGATTTCCCGGTATCCGTTGCGTTGAATGCGGCGCGACGCGCTCGGGACGCGACGGAAGAGCCCATGTGGAGCTTGTCCGTTGCGGCCTCTTTGCGTGCCTGCGCCTCCTTCTCCTCGGCCGTGCCGTAGTAGAGCCGCGTCGCGTCGAGGGTCGCCGAGAGCTCGGCGAGCTTGCGGTCGAAGGGCGTTGCGATGGCGACGGCGCCGCCCGCTTGGTCGACGCGGAAATAGGTGCCGCCGCCAAGCTGGGCGATGCGCTGCCATTGCGCGGTGGTGCCGGTATCCTCGCCGCATTGAATGGCGTTAACGGCAATGCCCTTGTGTTGCGCGACAGCGATGGATTGAGCGTATTGAACGTCGTCCTGATAATCGAGGTGCGGCGGTGCATCGCCGACCAGGAACACCACCTTGTAGGCATCGGGATCCTCACTCCAGGAGATCCGATGGATCGCCTCGTCGAGCGCTTGGTTGACGCTCTCCGGGCCGTCCCCGCCGCCGGCTGCCTCGAAATCCATCAAGCTCGCCTGGATCGAGTCGATATCCCGCGACAGATCGACGACCTGCGTCACGTAGGCGTCGCCGCGATCTCGGTAGGCCACCAGGCCGATACGGATCTCGGGCGCGGGCTGCGCGGATGCCATGGTCGAGGCGATGGACCAGATCTTGTCCTTGGCGGTCTGGATGAGGCCGCCCATGCTGCCGGTGGTGTCGAGCAGGAACACCACCTCCACGAGGGGGCGTTCGTTGGTCAGGAGATCCAGGGGCGGAAGGGGAACTTGTGTCGGATCGTCCGGCGGGATGTCGACGGCGATCGCCCCACGCTCGGTCGGATAGAGCGCGACCGTGCCTGCGGTGGCCGCGAAGAGTGCGAGTGCGATGAGCTTGGTCTTCATGGTGAGGTCTCCGGTTGGATCAGATGGGCGAGGTGTGCTTGCGCAACGCCGCCTCGGCGATGCGGTGGGCGTGCTCGAAGGCGTCTTCTTGGTCAGGCCGGCGCCCGGGATGTCGCGCTGCCGGGCTGGGCGGGATCGCGACAAATCCGGCCTGCACGAGAAAGAAGCACCAGATGCCGAGCAGCAGACTCCCCGTCTGCACCAATGCCCAGATGCCCGCGGCGAGGGCGAGGAGGGCGAGTGCGAGATCTGCGAGTGCCGAGACGAGGCTCGAATGGAAGAAGAGCGTGCGGATCAGCCAGAGCATTCCGACATGCAGCAGCAGATAGAGCACGAGCGGCGGCGCAGCGACCCAGAGCCCGACCGCCGCGAGGCACCACGCCAGAAAGGCCGTGATGCGCCCGACGCGCACCGGCGTGCGGATGAGCAGATAGATCACGTAGCCGAGCGCGAGAGCGGCGATGACCGGGCGCAAGATGCCGCTGCCGCCGGTCAATGCGGAGAGCGTCGTGTACGCGGCCGCGCCCGCGAGGCTTGCCCCAAGGGCGACGCCGACGCCTTCCAGAAAGGTCGGGCGGTTCATGAGCCTGTCCTCCGGCTCTTCTCGCGTAGGAAGGCCACCTCAACATCGGCGTCACGCACGGTGACCGATGTGGTCGTCCAGCCATCGTCGGCATCCTCGCCAGGTTCCTCCGTGACCCGCTCGGCCCTGCGCCGGGCCTCCGCGAGCCGCTGTCGATTCTCGACGATGCGGTTCCGCAGCTCGGTCAGGGTGCGCGAGAGGCCTTCGAGTCGATCCGTCGCCAGTCGTTGAGACTGCTCGGCCTCGAGCCGACGGCGAATGAGCGAGCGGGCCAGGTCTTCACGGTTCGATCCGAAACAGAGGTCGAGCTGCTCGTCGATCTCGCGCAGGGTGCGCTCGAGGTCCGTCAGACGGCGCGTCTGCCCCTGCTGCTCGGACTCCAGACGTCGCGTGCGCTGTTCGTCGCGGGTAAGCGCCTCCTCCATGTCGCTGACGGCTTGACGCAGCAGGGCGGCGGGTTCCTCGATGCGGTCGAGGATCGCGTTGACATCGGCTCGCAACAGCCGGGACATTCGGGTGACGAGTGTCATGATGGCCTCCTTTCGGGACTGAGTTGATCGACAACTGCAGTCTAGGAAGGCGACCGGCCCGGCCATAGGCGCGGTTCGGTAAAGATCGTGGCGTCGGATTTACATGGATTTTACGTGCCGCCGGCGGGCCGCCTTGCTACCCTGCGGCCTGACATGGACACCAAGTTCAGCCTTCTGATCGTCGAGGACGAGCCGGCCATCCGCACCGGGCTCGAGGATCTGTTCGTCTATCACGGCTATGCGGTCGACTCGGCCGCCGACGGACCTACGGGATTACGCAAGGCGCTGACCGGGCGGTTCGATCTGATCCTGCTCGACGTCATGCTGCCGGGCGTGAACGGGTTCGACATCTGCGAACGTATCCGCGCCGCCGACCGCGAGCAGCCGATCATCATGCTCACGGCCAAGACCGCCGACGAGGACATCGTCCAGGGCCTTCGCCTGGGTGCCGACGACTATGTCGGCAAGCCCTTCTCGGTCACCCAGTTGGTCGCAAGGGTGGAGGCCGTGCTGCGTCGTGCGCGTCTCGGGATCGACCGGGAGCGTCTCGCGCTCGGGGAGGAGGTCGAGATCGACGTGCGCAACCTCGCCGGTCGCCGCGGCACCGCTACGATCGCCTTCACGCGACGCGAGATGGAGGTCCTGCAGTATCTCGGCGCCAATCCGGACCGAGCGGTCTCGCGCGAGGAGCTGCTGAACAAGGTCTGGGGCTATGCGCGCGGCCTGGACATCGAGACGCGGACCGTCGACATCCACATCGCCAAGCTGAGGCGCAAGCTCGAATCCGACCCGGCACAGCCGCGCTATCTGGTCACGGTGCGCGGCGCCGGCTACCGCCTGCTGAGCAGCTGAGATGCGCGGGACCGGCCTCGCCGGCTGGAACCCGAGGCGGCTGCGTCTGGTGCTCGGCCTCTTCTTCGTCGCGCTCGCGATCCCGGCCGGCCTGCTCATTCACCAAGCCTTCGGGCACCTGAAATGGGCGGCCTTCCGGCAACATCAGTTGCTCGCCGAGGAGTTGGCCGCACGCATCGACACGCGTCTTCGGGACATCGTGCAAGCCGAAGAGGCGCGCGCCGTCGTGGACTACGGGTTTCTCATCGCGACGGGGGACGGGGCGGGCACCGTTCCGCAGCGCTCGTCGCTGGCTCGGTACCCGGTCTCCACGGCGCTTCCCGGGCTCGTCGGTTATTTCCAGGTGGATGCCGCCGGCGCCTTGACCACGCCCCTCGTTCCGCCGCGCGACGGCGATGCACGCGCGCTCGGGATCGCGCCGGGCGAGCTCGCCGCGCGGGAAGCGCTGGACGAGCGCATCCGCGGGATCCTCACGGACAACCGACTGGTCCAGGGGGCCCGGATCGAGGCCGACGCACTGCCCGAGGTTCCGATGCCCGCGGGTCGTCGCGACAAGGACCGCCTCGGACTCGCCGACAGTGACCGGCAGCGCGCGGCGCCCGCGGAGGAGCAGGTGCGGCCGCAGGCGGCATTCGACCGACTCGCCGAGATCGACACCTCCCCGATGCGGGAGCAGAAGACCCAAGCGCGCAGCAGGCTCGGCCGCATCGAGGATCTGAATCTCGATGAGCGCTTTCAGCAGGCGACACCGGCCGCGCCGGCCCTCGACAATGCATTCCGTACGTCTGAGTTGCAGGGCGACGGTGCACCCGAGCAGGGCCTCCAGCGAAAGGAAAGCCGCGTTCCGGCCCTGGCGGGTGCGATCGCGCCGGAGTCGGTCGGCGTGTCCGACCCGGAGGCGGAGGCTGCAGGACCTGCGATCAGTCTCTTCGAGACCGAGGTCGAGCCGTTTCGGATGAGCCTGCTCGACAGCGGGCATTTCGTGCTCTTTCGTCAGGTCCGGCAGGACGGCCAGCGTCTGATCCAAGGCGTGCTCGTGGAGCAGACGCCGTTCCTGCGCGGCGGCATCGAGGACGTCTTCCGGCAAACGCTCCTGTCGCAGACGACGGATCTCGTCGTCGCGTGGGACGGCGACGTCCTGGCCGCCTACCCGAGCCAAGCCTCGCGCGGTTACCTCTCGCGCGCCGACGAGCTGCGCGGGGCCTTGTTGTTGCGCACCCGCTTGTCCGCGCCGCTCCAGGGGATGGAGCTGCTGTTCAGTGTCGGTCGGCTGCCGACCGCTCCGGGCGCGCATCTCGTGTATTGGATCGCCGCGGTCCTCGTCGCGATCCTCTGCGGCGGTATCTTTCTCATCTACCGGCTCGGACTGCGCCAGATCGCGCTTGCCCGCCAGCAGCAGGACTTCGTCTCGGCCGTGAGCCACGAGCTGAAGACCCCCTTGACCTCGATCCGCATGTACGGCGAGCTCCTGCGCGAGGGCTGGGTGCCGGAAGAGAGGCGCACGTCCTACTACGCCTACATCCACGACGAGAGCGAGCGCCTGTCGCGTCTCATCGAGAACGTCCTGCAGCTCGCGCGCATGACGCGCAACGACCTGCGTCTGCATCTGCGAGCGGTGTCGGCGGGCGAGCTGATGGAGCTGATCCGATCCAAGGTGACATCGCGGATCGAACGCGCCGGCTTTACGCTGAACATCGATTGCGGCGCGCAGGCCGCCGCGGCCGTCGTCTCGGTCGACGAGGATGCCTTCAGCCAGATCCTGATCAACCTCGTCGACAATGCCGTGAAGTTCTCGGCCGGTGCGGAGCGCAAACAGGTCGACATCGGCTGCCGGCTCGCCGATCCGGGCACGCTGGTCTTTTGGGTCCGTGACTACGGCCCCGGGGTGCCGCCGGCGCAGATGCGCAAGATCTTTCGCCTCTTCTATCGGGTCGAGGGCGGACTTACGCGCGAAACAGCCGGGACCGGCATCGGGCTCGCGCTGGTGCGCCAGCTCGCCGAGGCGATGGGCGGCACCGTTCATGTCGCGAATCGAGAGCCGGGGGCGGAGCTGTGCCTCTGCGTTCCGGTCTCCACCGGCGCGGCGAAGCTCTCGGATGCGTAGGGCACGACACCGAGACGGCGCAGGCGGTGCGTCTGAACCGCGGCGTTGCGCTCCTTCGCGGTCAGATAATCCCGTGGATTTTGCGTGATGGCCGGAACCGGGGCGGCGGTCGTCGCGATTCGGGTACCGCTCTGAGTCCGGGCGAGATCCCAATAGCCGAAGCTGGGTCTGACACGGCCGAGCGTGAGCAATCGCACGGTCCAGAACACCGGCGTCCAGAGGAGATTGGCCAGCGGAACCAGGGCGTTCATGAGGTTGCGTGTGCTCGCGGCAGCGGTGTGGAAGATGACGTATCCCGCCATGAGACGCTCGAAGGCGGCGAAACGCGACTCCTGTAGATCGCGGGCCAGCTCGGACCAGCCGCCGCGGAGGACGCGGGGCATGTCCCCCAACGGGTGATCGCAGGCGCCGAGGCGCACGAATCGGTCGACCTTCGCGGCGGATACCGCGTTGTGGCCGACGC
This region includes:
- a CDS encoding vWA domain-containing protein; amino-acid sequence: MKTKLIALALFAATAGTVALYPTERGAIAVDIPPDDPTQVPLPPLDLLTNERPLVEVVFLLDTTGSMGGLIQTAKDKIWSIASTMASAQPAPEIRIGLVAYRDRGDAYVTQVVDLSRDIDSIQASLMDFEAAGGGDGPESVNQALDEAIHRISWSEDPDAYKVVFLVGDAPPHLDYQDDVQYAQSIAVAQHKGIAVNAIQCGEDTGTTAQWQRIAQLGGGTYFRVDQAGGAVAIATPFDRKLAELSATLDATRLYYGTAEEKEAQARKEAATDKLHMGSSVASRARRAAFNATDTGKSNLLGDKDLVEDVASGRVDLSTIAPAALPEPLQTLAPAAQQALIAETAERRKALSEEIDSLAVQRDTYLKEQVAARGGAKDSLDHRLYDAIREQAGAKGLRYEGDGPAY
- the bla gene encoding class A beta-lactamase, translated to MSGIGPATRTPEITLLNRRHFIASVAATALLGGNVIPTRLLSAAPAATNPRDAAFDDRLRDLESAAGGRLGVHVLDTATGQEYGYRSDERFMLLSSFKLLACALVLHRVDAGVESLQRRIPYTWQDLITWSPVTEQHADGNGMTLAELCEATITTSDNTAANLMLSSYGGPVALTNYARGLGDQVTRLDRIEPDLNTRVSDDHLDTTSPRAMVGSMHQVLLGDALSAPSRTLLNRWLLRNTTGRNRLKAGLPADWAIGDKTGTSRTDANDIGIVWPPERAPLLVAAYLADSPASNQRKDACIAEVGRLVRDMTLS
- a CDS encoding response regulator transcription factor, with protein sequence MDTKFSLLIVEDEPAIRTGLEDLFVYHGYAVDSAADGPTGLRKALTGRFDLILLDVMLPGVNGFDICERIRAADREQPIIMLTAKTADEDIVQGLRLGADDYVGKPFSVTQLVARVEAVLRRARLGIDRERLALGEEVEIDVRNLAGRRGTATIAFTRREMEVLQYLGANPDRAVSREELLNKVWGYARGLDIETRTVDIHIAKLRRKLESDPAQPRYLVTVRGAGYRLLSS
- a CDS encoding PspA/IM30 family protein, which encodes MTLVTRMSRLLRADVNAILDRIEEPAALLRQAVSDMEEALTRDEQRTRRLESEQQGQTRRLTDLERTLREIDEQLDLCFGSNREDLARSLIRRRLEAEQSQRLATDRLEGLSRTLTELRNRIVENRQRLAEARRRAERVTEEPGEDADDGWTTTSVTVRDADVEVAFLREKSRRTGS
- a CDS encoding sensor histidine kinase — protein: MRGTGLAGWNPRRLRLVLGLFFVALAIPAGLLIHQAFGHLKWAAFRQHQLLAEELAARIDTRLRDIVQAEEARAVVDYGFLIATGDGAGTVPQRSSLARYPVSTALPGLVGYFQVDAAGALTTPLVPPRDGDARALGIAPGELAAREALDERIRGILTDNRLVQGARIEADALPEVPMPAGRRDKDRLGLADSDRQRAAPAEEQVRPQAAFDRLAEIDTSPMREQKTQARSRLGRIEDLNLDERFQQATPAAPALDNAFRTSELQGDGAPEQGLQRKESRVPALAGAIAPESVGVSDPEAEAAGPAISLFETEVEPFRMSLLDSGHFVLFRQVRQDGQRLIQGVLVEQTPFLRGGIEDVFRQTLLSQTTDLVVAWDGDVLAAYPSQASRGYLSRADELRGALLLRTRLSAPLQGMELLFSVGRLPTAPGAHLVYWIAAVLVAILCGGIFLIYRLGLRQIALARQQQDFVSAVSHELKTPLTSIRMYGELLREGWVPEERRTSYYAYIHDESERLSRLIENVLQLARMTRNDLRLHLRAVSAGELMELIRSKVTSRIERAGFTLNIDCGAQAAAAVVSVDEDAFSQILINLVDNAVKFSAGAERKQVDIGCRLADPGTLVFWVRDYGPGVPPAQMRKIFRLFYRVEGGLTRETAGTGIGLALVRQLAEAMGGTVHVANREPGAELCLCVPVSTGAAKLSDA